One Benincasa hispida cultivar B227 chromosome 5, ASM972705v1, whole genome shotgun sequence genomic window carries:
- the LOC120077471 gene encoding DDB1- and CUL4-associated factor 13 yields the protein MKVKVISRSTDEFTRERSQDLQRVFRNFDPSLRTQEKAVEYVRALNAAKLDKMFAKPFIGAMDGHMDAVSCMAKNPNHLKGIFSGSMDGDIRLWDIANRRTICQFPGHQGAVRGLTASTDGRILISCGTDCTVRLWNVPIPTLNSYETSTNSSEPLAVYVWKNAFWAIDHQWDGNLFATAGAQLDIWDHNRSQPVSSYEWGTDSVISVRFNPGEPNVLATSASDRSIALYDLRMSSPARKVIMRTKTNSICWNPREPMNFTAANEDCNCYSYDSRKLDEAKCVHRDHVSAVMDIDFSPSGREFVTGSYDRTIRIFPYNGGHSREIYHTKRMQRVFCVRFSCDASYVISGSDDTNLRLWKAKASEQLGVLLPREKRKHEYQEAVKNRYKHLPEVKRIVRHRHLPKPIFKAAALRRTIMDAERRKEERRKAHSAPGSISTVPLRRRRIIKEVE from the exons ATGAAGGTCAAGGTGATATCCCGCTCTACTGATGAATTCACTCGAGAACGAAGCCAAGACCTCCAG AGGGTATTTCGGAACTTCGACCCCAGTCTCCGTACGCAAGAGAAGGCGGTTGAGTATGTCCGTGCTCTTAATGCCGCGAAGTTGGACAAG ATGTTTGCAAAACCATTTATAGGAGCAATGGATGGGCATATGGACGCCGTTTCATGTATGGCAAAGAATCCTAATCACTTGAAAGGGATATTTTCCGGTTCAATGGATGGAG ATATTCGGCTGTGGGATATTGCAAACAG ACGAACCATTTGTCAGTTTCCTGGACATCAAGGTGCTGTTCGAGGCTTGACTGCATCTACAGATGGACGCATCTTGATATCATGTGGGACAGATTGCAC CGTCAGGCTATGGAATGTCCCAATTCCTACTCTGAATTCATATGAGACTTCAACTAATTCATCTGAG CCACTAGCAGTTTATGTCTGGAAGAATGCTTTCTG GGCTATTGATCATCAGTGGGATGGAAATCTTTTTGCTACAGCTGGTGCTCAATTAGATATCTGGGATCACAACAG gtCTCAACCAGTGAGCAGTTATGAGTGGGGAACAGACTCAGTTATATCTGTCCGTTTTAATCCTGGAGAACCTAACGTCCTGGCAACATCAGCTAG TGATCGAAGTATTGCGTTGTATGATTTGCGCATGTCATCCCCAGCAAGGAAAGTGATTATGAGG ACAAAGACAAATTCTATTTGTTGGAACCCAAGGGAACCAATGAACTTCACTGCT GCAAATGAAGATTGCAACTGTTATAGCTACGATTCTAGGAAACTTGATGAGGCAAAATGTGTGCACAGGGATCATGTATCTGCGGT AATGGATATTGATTTTTCACCAAGTGGTCGAGAATTTGTTACTGGCTCATATGATAGAACA ATAAGAATCTTTCCGTATAATGGGGGTCACAGCCGTGAGATTTATCATACCAAAAGAATGCAAAG GGTGTTCTGCGTCAGGTTCAGCTGTGATGCAAGTTATGTGATCTCAGGGAGTGATGACACCAACCTTCGGCTTTGGAAGGCCAAAGCATCTGAACAATTAGGAGTC CTTCTTCCGAGGGAGAAAAGAAAGCATGAATATCAAGAGGCTGTTAAGAATCGTTATAAACACCTTCCTGAGGTTAAACGTATTGTGAG GCATAGACATTTACCGAAACCGATATTCAAAGCCGCTGCACTCCGGCGCACTATTATGGATGCCGAGAGAAGGAAAGAAGAGAGGAGGAAAGCTCACAGTGCACCTGGTAGCATTTCAACTGTACCACTGCGTAGGAGAAGAATTATCAAAGAAGTTGAGTAA